From the Nocardiopsis changdeensis genome, one window contains:
- a CDS encoding TetR/AcrR family transcriptional regulator: MKSKQRRLPRRIREQLMIDAAVTEFSRGDYHTVRVEQIAAAAGTSKPTVYHYLGSKEGIFTACVRRESERLMLTLRAAVHDPRAPRGEDPLRRGIRAFFGFVVENRESWTVLYRRAAAGPFAAEVTRARDRVLAEVTDLITTCGGLPGDVRERDAALLARIAVSTADAFADWLLDHPGESPEAMADHVTALTWAHLEARGAPAGA, from the coding sequence GTGAAGAGCAAACAGCGCAGACTACCGCGTCGGATCCGTGAACAACTGATGATCGACGCCGCCGTCACGGAATTCTCCCGGGGCGACTACCACACGGTGCGCGTCGAGCAGATCGCCGCGGCCGCGGGAACCTCCAAACCGACGGTGTACCACTATCTGGGCTCCAAGGAAGGCATATTCACCGCCTGCGTGCGCCGCGAGTCCGAACGCCTCATGCTCACCCTGCGCGCCGCCGTCCACGACCCCCGCGCCCCGCGCGGGGAGGACCCCCTGCGCCGCGGAATCCGCGCCTTCTTCGGATTCGTGGTCGAGAACAGGGAGAGCTGGACCGTCCTGTACCGGCGCGCCGCCGCCGGCCCCTTCGCCGCCGAGGTGACCCGGGCCCGCGACCGCGTGCTGGCCGAGGTCACCGACCTCATCACCACCTGCGGCGGACTGCCCGGGGACGTGCGCGAGCGCGACGCCGCGCTGCTGGCCAGGATCGCGGTGAGCACCGCCGACGCGTTCGCCGACTGGCTGCTGGACCACCCGGGGGAGAGCCCCGAGGCGATGGCCGACCACGTCACCGCCCTGACCTGGGCGCACCTGGAGGCACGCGGCGCCCCGGCCGGAGCGTAA
- the ddaH gene encoding dimethylargininase → MKNPTGPVAVRRHYLMCRPTYFAVEYAINPWMDPAVRVDRERAIRQWEALRDLYLELGHEVQEISPIEGLPDMVFAANGALVVDGRVYGARFASAERTPEGPAYLEWFRAAGYTETREPKHVNEGEGDFITLDDVVLAGTGFRTEAAAHQEAERFLGRPVVTLQLVDPRFYHLDTALFALSGERVAYYPGAFSAGSRRVLEALFPDALLATEDDARVLGLNAVCDGRNVVLAAEARDLADRLRAEGLTVHPVELDELRKAGGGAKCCTLELRPAYGQAVTD, encoded by the coding sequence ATGAAGAACCCGACCGGTCCGGTGGCGGTTCGACGGCACTACCTCATGTGCCGCCCCACCTATTTCGCGGTCGAATACGCGATCAACCCCTGGATGGACCCCGCCGTGCGGGTCGACCGGGAGCGGGCGATCCGCCAATGGGAGGCGCTGCGCGACCTCTACCTGGAGCTGGGCCACGAGGTCCAGGAGATCTCGCCCATCGAGGGGCTGCCGGACATGGTGTTCGCGGCCAACGGCGCCCTGGTGGTCGACGGCCGGGTCTACGGCGCCCGCTTCGCCAGCGCCGAACGCACCCCCGAGGGGCCCGCCTACCTGGAGTGGTTCCGGGCCGCGGGGTACACCGAGACCCGGGAGCCCAAGCACGTCAACGAGGGGGAGGGCGACTTCATCACCCTCGACGACGTGGTCCTGGCCGGCACCGGGTTCCGCACCGAGGCGGCCGCGCACCAGGAGGCCGAGCGCTTCCTGGGCCGCCCGGTGGTGACCCTGCAACTGGTGGACCCCCGCTTCTACCACCTGGACACGGCCCTGTTCGCGCTGTCGGGCGAGCGCGTCGCCTACTACCCGGGCGCGTTCTCCGCGGGCAGCCGCAGGGTGCTGGAGGCGCTGTTCCCGGACGCCCTCCTCGCCACCGAGGACGACGCCCGCGTCCTGGGCCTGAACGCCGTCTGCGACGGCCGCAACGTGGTCCTGGCCGCCGAGGCGCGGGACCTGGCCGACCGGTTGCGCGCCGAGGGCCTGACCGTCCACCCGGTGGAGCTGGACGAGCTGCGCAAGGCCGGCGGCGGCGCCAAGTGCTGCACGCTGGAGCTGCGTCCGGCGTACGGGCAGGCCGTGACGGACTGA
- a CDS encoding FAD-binding dehydrogenase, giving the protein MSSAADQADAIVVGAGLAGLAAAAELADAGKHVILLDQEPEQSLGGQAFWSFGGLFFVDSPEQRRMGIRDSRELALQDWMGTAGFDRPEDAWPRRWAEAYVDFAAGEKYSWLRQMGLRLFPIVGWAERGGYLADGHGNSVPRFHITWGTGPGVVAPFERRVRAAAERGLVSLRFRHRVDELVVTGGAVTGVRGTVLAPSDAERGRASNRDAAGEFELSAQAVVVTSGGIGANHDLVRKNWPERLGTPPEHMLSGVPEHVDGRMLGITEQAGAQIINPDRMWHYTEGIQNWDPIWSRHGIRILPGPSSLWLDATGKRLPAPYFPGFDTLGTLDHIMKSGHDYTWFVLSQKIIEKEFALSGSEQNPDLTGKDVRLLLKRALPGAPGPVEAFKEHGVDFAVAGRLPALIEKMREIAGDGVLDPDTVTREVVARDREMVNTFTKDLQVTAIHGARNYRGDKLIRVASPHQILDPKAGPLIAVRLRILTRKTLGGLHTDLDARVLRADGTPLPGVYAAGEVAGFGGGGVHGYRALEGTFLGGCLFSGRTAGRAAAAAL; this is encoded by the coding sequence ATGAGCAGCGCAGCGGATCAGGCCGACGCGATCGTCGTCGGCGCGGGACTGGCGGGCCTGGCGGCGGCGGCCGAACTGGCCGACGCGGGCAAGCACGTGATCCTGCTCGACCAGGAACCCGAACAGTCCCTGGGCGGACAGGCGTTCTGGTCCTTCGGCGGCCTGTTCTTCGTGGACTCCCCCGAGCAGCGCCGGATGGGCATCCGCGACTCCAGGGAGCTCGCCCTCCAGGACTGGATGGGCACCGCCGGCTTCGACCGCCCCGAGGACGCGTGGCCGCGCAGGTGGGCCGAGGCGTACGTGGACTTCGCCGCCGGGGAGAAGTACTCCTGGCTGCGGCAGATGGGCCTGCGGCTCTTCCCCATCGTGGGCTGGGCCGAGCGCGGCGGCTACCTGGCCGACGGGCACGGCAACTCCGTCCCCCGCTTCCACATCACCTGGGGCACCGGTCCGGGCGTGGTCGCCCCGTTCGAGCGCCGGGTGCGCGCCGCCGCCGAGCGGGGGCTGGTCTCCCTGCGGTTCCGCCACCGCGTCGACGAGCTGGTCGTGACCGGCGGGGCCGTGACGGGCGTGCGCGGCACCGTGCTGGCGCCCAGCGACGCCGAGCGCGGCCGGGCCAGCAACCGCGACGCCGCCGGGGAGTTCGAGCTGTCCGCGCAGGCGGTCGTCGTCACCTCCGGCGGTATCGGCGCCAACCACGATCTGGTGCGCAAGAACTGGCCCGAGCGGCTGGGCACCCCGCCCGAGCACATGCTGTCGGGCGTCCCCGAGCACGTGGACGGGCGCATGCTCGGCATCACCGAGCAGGCGGGCGCGCAGATCATCAACCCCGACCGCATGTGGCACTACACCGAGGGCATCCAGAACTGGGACCCGATCTGGTCCCGCCACGGCATCCGCATCCTGCCCGGGCCCTCGTCGCTGTGGCTGGACGCCACCGGCAAGCGGCTGCCCGCCCCGTACTTCCCCGGGTTCGACACCCTGGGCACGCTGGACCACATCATGAAGAGCGGCCACGACTACACGTGGTTCGTGCTCTCCCAGAAGATCATCGAGAAGGAGTTCGCGCTGTCGGGCTCGGAGCAGAACCCCGACCTGACCGGCAAGGACGTCCGGCTCCTCCTCAAGCGCGCGCTGCCGGGCGCGCCCGGACCGGTGGAGGCGTTCAAGGAGCACGGGGTGGACTTCGCGGTCGCCGGCCGGCTGCCCGCGCTCATCGAGAAGATGCGGGAGATCGCCGGGGACGGGGTGCTGGACCCCGACACCGTCACCCGCGAGGTGGTGGCCCGCGACCGGGAGATGGTCAACACGTTCACCAAGGACCTCCAGGTGACGGCGATCCACGGGGCCCGCAACTACCGGGGCGACAAGCTGATCCGGGTGGCGTCCCCGCACCAGATCCTCGACCCCAAGGCGGGCCCGCTGATCGCGGTGCGCCTGCGCATCCTCACCCGCAAGACGCTGGGCGGGCTGCACACCGACCTGGACGCGCGGGTGCTGCGCGCCGACGGCACCCCGCTGCCGGGCGTGTACGCGGCGGGCGAGGTCGCCGGGTTCGGCGGCGGCGGCGTGCACGGCTACCGCGCCCTGGAGGGCACCTTCCTGGGCGGCTGCCTGTTCTCGGGCCGGACCGCCGGCCGCGCCGCCGCGGCCGCGCTCTGA
- a CDS encoding zinc-binding dehydrogenase, whose amino-acid sequence MSTTVKAAVFSAPGTPPEIRDLVLPDPGSGQVRVRIAAAGVCHSDLSLSNGTLPQKWPAVLGHEGAGTVEAVGEGVTSVSPGQHVILNWAPACRACWFCRNGEPHLCEHALDRAAVPYAHLTDGTPVHPGLGCGAFAEATVVGADAVVPLPDGLDPATGAVLGCAVLTGWGAVNNSAAVRPGQSVVVMGLGGVGLSVLQAARMAGADPVVAVDVSPAKEELARSLGATEFLLSDEHLFKAVRALTGGRGADHVFEVVGSAQVVRTAWNISRRGGTITVVGVGSVKDEVSFNALELFHQARTVRGCVFGSSDPDRDLPVIAEGVRSGGLRLGAMVTDEIPLSGVPDAFERMRQGKGGRSLVRFGA is encoded by the coding sequence ATGAGTACGACCGTCAAGGCCGCCGTCTTCTCCGCGCCGGGCACGCCACCCGAGATCCGCGACCTGGTGCTGCCCGACCCCGGCTCCGGCCAGGTGCGGGTGCGCATCGCCGCCGCCGGGGTCTGCCACTCCGACCTGTCCCTGTCCAACGGGACCCTGCCCCAGAAGTGGCCCGCCGTCCTGGGCCACGAGGGCGCCGGGACCGTCGAGGCCGTCGGCGAGGGCGTCACCTCCGTCAGCCCCGGCCAGCACGTCATCCTCAACTGGGCCCCGGCCTGCCGGGCCTGCTGGTTCTGCCGCAACGGCGAACCCCACCTGTGCGAACACGCCCTGGACCGGGCCGCCGTCCCCTACGCCCACCTCACCGACGGCACCCCCGTCCACCCCGGCCTGGGCTGCGGGGCGTTCGCCGAGGCGACCGTGGTGGGGGCCGACGCCGTCGTGCCGCTGCCCGACGGCCTGGACCCGGCCACCGGCGCCGTCCTGGGGTGCGCGGTGCTCACCGGATGGGGCGCCGTCAACAACTCCGCCGCCGTGCGCCCGGGCCAGTCGGTCGTGGTCATGGGCCTGGGCGGGGTGGGCCTGTCCGTGCTCCAGGCGGCCCGCATGGCCGGGGCCGACCCGGTGGTCGCGGTGGACGTCTCCCCCGCCAAGGAGGAGCTGGCCCGGTCGCTGGGCGCCACCGAGTTCCTGCTCTCCGACGAGCACCTGTTCAAGGCGGTGCGGGCGCTCACCGGCGGACGCGGCGCCGACCACGTCTTCGAGGTGGTGGGCTCGGCCCAGGTGGTGCGCACGGCCTGGAACATCAGCCGCCGCGGCGGCACCATCACCGTGGTGGGGGTGGGGTCGGTGAAGGACGAGGTGTCGTTCAACGCCCTGGAGCTGTTCCACCAGGCCCGCACCGTGCGCGGGTGCGTCTTCGGGTCGAGCGACCCCGACCGCGACCTCCCCGTCATCGCCGAGGGCGTGCGCTCGGGCGGGCTGCGGCTGGGGGCGATGGTGACCGACGAGATCCCGCTGTCGGGCGTGCCCGACGCGTTCGAGCGGATGCGCCAGGGCAAGGGCGGCCGGTCGCTGGTCCGCTTCGGGGCGTGA
- a CDS encoding Ku protein: protein MVNPVWVGTLMFGEVPIGVRLYSARERRGPVLHQFERGTADRIRYVRVNERTGEEVPAEKIVRGARTAVEDEYVVLEPEELEEILPHGSRTMRLDGFVSEGSVGPLWYASTYYMAPRDPADAQPYQLLYAALDRTRRAGTATVVLRDRESPVLIEPTRGVLSASTLWWPDEVRAPDDVMPPVPYPALGKEELALAAELVDSLSVDWDPARYEDSYGHRLTELVRAKARGGTITHRPGGEDRPRRTEGSSRDGALQEALRRSLPHGRAPGPRPPARGEGRRTKRELLRRASELDVPGRSKMNREELEEAVARAGGR from the coding sequence ATGGTCAATCCTGTCTGGGTGGGCACCCTCATGTTCGGCGAAGTGCCGATCGGGGTGCGCCTCTACAGCGCCCGCGAGCGCCGCGGACCGGTCCTGCACCAGTTCGAACGCGGCACCGCCGACCGCATCCGCTACGTCCGCGTCAACGAGCGCACCGGCGAGGAGGTCCCCGCCGAGAAGATCGTGCGCGGCGCCCGCACCGCCGTCGAGGACGAGTACGTCGTCCTGGAACCGGAGGAACTGGAGGAGATCCTCCCGCACGGGTCGCGCACCATGCGCCTGGACGGGTTCGTCTCCGAGGGGTCGGTCGGGCCCCTCTGGTACGCCTCCACCTACTACATGGCCCCGCGCGACCCCGCCGACGCCCAGCCCTACCAGCTGCTCTACGCGGCCCTGGACCGCACGCGCCGGGCGGGGACGGCCACCGTCGTCCTGCGCGACCGCGAGTCCCCGGTGCTCATCGAGCCGACCCGCGGCGTGCTGTCCGCCTCCACCCTGTGGTGGCCCGACGAGGTGCGCGCCCCCGACGACGTGATGCCGCCGGTGCCCTACCCCGCGCTGGGCAAGGAGGAGCTGGCGCTGGCCGCCGAACTGGTCGACTCGCTGTCGGTCGACTGGGACCCGGCCCGCTACGAAGACAGCTACGGCCACCGCCTCACCGAACTGGTGCGGGCCAAGGCCAGGGGAGGCACCATCACCCACCGGCCCGGCGGGGAGGACCGGCCGCGCCGGACCGAGGGGTCCTCCAGGGACGGCGCTCTCCAGGAGGCGCTGCGCCGCAGCCTCCCGCACGGGCGCGCCCCCGGGCCGCGCCCGCCCGCCCGCGGCGAGGGCCGGCGCACCAAGCGCGAACTGCTCCGGCGCGCCTCGGAGCTGGACGTGCCGGGCCGCTCCAAGATGAACCGTGAGGAACTGGAGGAGGCGGTGGCCCGCGCGGGCGGCCGCTGA